A portion of the Faecalibacterium sp. I3-3-89 genome contains these proteins:
- the whiA gene encoding DNA-binding protein WhiA, with protein MSFASQAREEIARRSLQKDCCVRAAAYGIACFAKYFDASGLVLQTEQELTTQVAAQLFARCGVQGEIVRKERPSGVVYEFSIRAPEQVARMHELFGTTGTETSLQIDPGLIRCQTCVSAYIGAAFLCSGTVTDPQKEYSIEFLTSRTNLARDFEALLAEHEFAPHRTRRNGVNLVYVKSCDNVERILSFMGAADASTRLSAQKAVKQVRNQINRHTNCDTANLSKTARANAQTLKAIRFLDEQGALETLPEALQQAAARRLKYPDLSLAALCASFDPPMSKSGLSHRMKKLEALADALRQRLAEQSSKTDTEEVRA; from the coding sequence ATGAGTTTTGCATCCCAAGCGAGGGAGGAGATCGCCCGCCGCAGCTTACAGAAGGACTGCTGCGTCCGTGCCGCTGCCTACGGCATCGCCTGCTTTGCCAAGTATTTTGACGCCAGCGGGCTGGTGCTTCAGACGGAGCAGGAGCTGACCACGCAGGTGGCCGCGCAGCTGTTTGCACGCTGCGGTGTGCAGGGCGAGATCGTCCGGAAGGAGCGCCCCAGCGGGGTGGTGTATGAGTTCAGCATCCGCGCACCGGAGCAGGTGGCGCGGATGCACGAGCTTTTCGGCACCACCGGCACCGAGACGAGCCTGCAGATCGACCCCGGGCTCATCCGCTGCCAGACCTGCGTCAGCGCCTACATCGGGGCGGCTTTTTTGTGCAGCGGCACCGTCACCGACCCCCAGAAGGAGTACAGCATCGAGTTCCTCACCAGCCGCACGAACCTTGCCCGCGACTTCGAGGCGCTGCTGGCGGAGCATGAATTTGCGCCCCACCGCACCCGCCGCAACGGCGTGAACCTCGTTTACGTCAAGAGCTGCGACAATGTGGAGCGCATCCTTTCCTTTATGGGGGCGGCGGATGCCTCGACCCGGCTCAGCGCCCAGAAGGCCGTCAAGCAGGTGCGCAACCAGATCAACCGACACACCAACTGCGACACTGCAAACCTCAGCAAGACGGCCCGCGCCAACGCCCAGACCCTCAAGGCCATCCGCTTTCTGGACGAACAGGGGGCGCTGGAAACGCTGCCGGAGGCGCTGCAGCAGGCGGCGGCCCGGAGGCTGAAATATCCCGACCTGTCGCTGGCGGCGCTCTGTGCCAGCTTCGACCCGCCCATGAGCAAATCGGGTCTTTCCCACCGGATGAAAAAGCTGGAAGCTCTGGCCGACGCACTGCGCCAGCGGCTTGCAGAACAGAGCAGCAAAACGGACACAGAGGAGGTGCGGGCATGA
- the rapZ gene encoding RNase adapter RapZ: MKLLIVSGLSGAGKSVAMNALEDIGFFCIDNIPSALLPSITAFSKAGDNQLKRVALCMDVRGCRTPEEIEHALDQMDEQGVEYEILFLDAPDEVLMRRYSETRRRHPISIAEGLSTREAFRKERAILQPLKERADYTINTGLLSTSQNKERICDLFNPNGGAKNAMRLTVMSFGFKFGVPPEADLVLDVRCLPNPFYVPELKHKTGLDQEVVDFVMGHPEAQELLKRYESFLEYALPLYVKEGKSQLTIAVGCTGGKHRSITFARKIAEYCDALGYRPGVQHRDAVR; encoded by the coding sequence ATGAAGCTATTGATCGTCAGCGGCCTTTCGGGCGCTGGAAAATCCGTCGCCATGAATGCGCTGGAGGACATCGGCTTTTTCTGCATCGATAACATCCCGTCGGCGCTGCTGCCCAGCATCACGGCCTTCTCGAAAGCGGGCGACAACCAGCTCAAGCGGGTGGCCCTCTGCATGGACGTCCGCGGCTGCCGCACGCCGGAGGAGATCGAGCACGCGCTGGACCAGATGGACGAGCAGGGGGTAGAGTATGAGATCCTTTTCCTCGACGCGCCGGACGAGGTGCTGATGCGCCGCTACAGCGAGACGCGCCGCCGCCACCCCATCAGCATCGCCGAGGGCCTCTCCACGCGGGAGGCTTTCCGGAAGGAGCGTGCTATCCTGCAACCCCTCAAGGAGCGGGCCGATTATACCATCAATACCGGCCTGCTCTCCACCTCCCAGAACAAAGAGCGGATCTGCGACCTGTTCAACCCGAACGGCGGGGCCAAGAACGCCATGCGCCTGACGGTCATGTCCTTCGGCTTCAAGTTCGGCGTCCCGCCGGAGGCCGACCTCGTGCTGGATGTCCGCTGCCTGCCCAACCCTTTCTACGTTCCGGAGCTGAAGCACAAGACGGGACTCGATCAGGAAGTCGTCGATTTCGTCATGGGCCATCCGGAGGCGCAGGAGCTGCTGAAACGCTATGAGTCGTTTCTGGAATACGCTCTTCCGCTCTACGTCAAGGAGGGCAAGAGCCAGCTCACCATCGCGGTGGGCTGCACCGGCGGCAAGCACCGCTCCATCACGTTTGCGCGGAAGATCGCGGAATACTGCGACGCGCTGGGCTATCGGCCCGGCGTCCAGCACCGCGACGCCGTCCGCTGA
- the murB gene encoding UDP-N-acetylmuramate dehydrogenase → MERLKEALSAAGIAYKENEPLCAHCTFRIGGPADLFVLPENEEQLCAAIRMAKEAGVRSYLLGNGSNILFEDAGYRGAVINVSAMKSGIGVIENISFPGKDPALTYDAVVVGAGQMLSSLCMAALENSLTGLEFAYGIPGTVGGAVYMNAGAYGGEMKDVLASVRYLTGEGEIVEAPAEQLDLRYRHSIFEENGGCILSAKFYLARGSASDIRAKMDDLMARRRDKQPLDKPSAGSTFKRPVGAFAAALIDQCGLRGYRHGGAAVSEKHCGFVVNLGGATCADVLALCDEVRAIVKEKTGYDLEKEIRVVAA, encoded by the coding sequence ATGGAACGATTGAAAGAGGCTTTGTCCGCTGCGGGCATTGCATACAAGGAGAATGAGCCGCTCTGTGCCCACTGCACCTTCCGCATCGGCGGCCCGGCAGACCTGTTCGTCCTGCCGGAAAACGAGGAGCAGCTCTGTGCCGCCATCCGGATGGCAAAAGAAGCAGGGGTCAGGAGCTATCTGCTGGGCAACGGCAGCAACATCCTGTTCGAGGATGCGGGCTACCGCGGGGCTGTCATCAACGTGTCGGCCATGAAGAGCGGCATCGGCGTTATCGAAAATATCAGTTTCCCGGGGAAAGACCCGGCTCTTACTTACGATGCGGTCGTCGTGGGGGCCGGTCAGATGCTCTCGTCCCTCTGTATGGCGGCGCTGGAAAACAGCCTCACCGGACTCGAGTTTGCCTACGGCATCCCCGGCACGGTGGGCGGTGCGGTCTACATGAACGCCGGTGCCTACGGCGGCGAGATGAAGGATGTGCTGGCCTCGGTGCGGTATCTGACCGGGGAGGGGGAGATCGTCGAAGCCCCGGCGGAGCAGCTCGACCTCCGCTACCGTCACAGCATCTTTGAAGAAAACGGCGGCTGCATCCTCTCGGCAAAGTTCTATCTCGCCAGAGGCAGTGCCTCTGACATCCGGGCCAAGATGGACGACCTGATGGCCCGCCGACGGGACAAGCAGCCCCTCGACAAACCGAGCGCCGGCAGCACTTTCAAGCGGCCGGTGGGCGCGTTTGCGGCGGCCCTCATCGACCAGTGCGGGCTGCGGGGCTATCGCCACGGCGGCGCAGCGGTCAGCGAGAAGCACTGCGGCTTCGTGGTCAATCTGGGCGGGGCGACCTGCGCAGATGTGCTGGCGCTCTGCGACGAGGTGCGCGCCATCGTAAAGGAAAAAACCGGCTACGACCTCGAAAAAGAGATCCGTGTGGTCGCAGCCTGA
- the hprK gene encoding HPr(Ser) kinase/phosphatase has translation MGNFAVSLKRLVEKVSLEVTYAPCELDKISVEIAEVNRPGLFLTGYYDYFDKLRLQIMGLAEMNFLAGLAPEKRRERLDQLFRQQPPAVIVCRSEELEPFPEMLELAQQHKVALLRSNEMTCTLMGSLISVLNLELAPRITRHGVLVEVYGEGILILGDSGIGKSELAIELVKRGHRLVADDAVELRKLSNRQIMGTAPENIRHFIELRGIGIVNVARVFGVGAVKVSESLDLVVQLEAWDPTKNYQRTGLESEYYDILGVNIPSTIIPVSPGRNLAVVLETAAINNRQKKMGYNAAKELLIRLGLNDTMD, from the coding sequence ATGGGGAATTTCGCTGTTTCGCTCAAGCGGCTGGTCGAGAAGGTCAGCCTTGAGGTCACTTATGCGCCGTGCGAGCTGGACAAGATCAGCGTCGAGATCGCTGAAGTCAACCGCCCGGGTCTGTTTCTGACCGGCTACTATGACTACTTCGACAAGCTGCGCTTGCAGATCATGGGCCTCGCGGAAATGAACTTTCTGGCCGGGCTTGCCCCCGAAAAGCGCCGCGAGCGCCTCGACCAGCTGTTCCGCCAGCAGCCGCCAGCCGTCATCGTCTGCCGCAGCGAGGAGTTGGAGCCTTTTCCGGAGATGCTGGAGCTGGCGCAGCAGCACAAAGTGGCGCTGCTGCGCTCCAACGAGATGACCTGCACCCTGATGGGCAGCCTCATCAGCGTGCTGAACCTTGAGCTTGCGCCCCGCATCACCCGCCATGGCGTGCTGGTGGAGGTCTACGGCGAGGGCATCCTGATCCTGGGCGACAGCGGCATCGGCAAGAGCGAGCTGGCCATCGAGCTGGTCAAGCGCGGCCACCGCCTCGTCGCCGACGACGCCGTGGAGCTGCGCAAGCTCTCCAACCGCCAGATCATGGGCACTGCGCCGGAGAACATCCGCCACTTCATCGAGCTGCGCGGCATCGGCATCGTCAACGTGGCCCGCGTGTTCGGCGTGGGCGCGGTCAAGGTGAGCGAGAGCCTCGACCTCGTCGTCCAGCTGGAAGCGTGGGACCCCACCAAGAACTATCAGCGCACCGGTCTGGAGAGCGAGTACTACGACATTCTGGGGGTCAACATCCCCAGCACCATCATCCCGGTTTCTCCGGGACGCAACCTTGCCGTCGTGCTGGAAACGGCGGCCATTAACAACCGTCAGAAGAAGATGGGCTACAACGCGGCAAAAGAGCTGCTCATCCGTCTGGGCCTGAACGACACCATGGACTGA
- a CDS encoding Na/Pi cotransporter family protein, whose amino-acid sequence MTLFNVFSLLGGLALFLFGMDIMGKALEKQAGGHLQKILSKLTDNPIKGFFLGLGVTAIIQSSSATTVMVVGFVNSGIMELHQAIGIIMGSNVGTTVTSWLLSLSGLQGDSIWIQMLKPTSFSPLLAFIGILLYMGKSEKKKGVGTILIGFAILMTGMTTMSNAVEPLQGEAWFTNLFVRFSNPILGVLVGALVTGIIQSSSASVGILQALSATGVITYGSAIPIIMGQNIGTCVTALLSSVGANKNARRAAMVHLYFNIIGVMVFLAGFYGLNAVVHFDFVNETIAAWGIAVVHSAFNIAATLILLPFANVLERLAILTIPDDAQKESFALLDDRLLNTPAVAVARARSATADMAELARVGVMQAMSLTHTWDDTLAQKVRDEESKVDQYEDALGTYLVKLSSRELNHADSQSVNTLLHTISDFERISDHSVNLLESAQEMHAKEINFSADAREELQVLEDAVQDVLNRTTDAFRKDDLHLASKVEPMETVVDELVRAIKARHVARLQAGSCSIEYGFVLEDLLTNYERVCDHCSNVAVAQIEVAQDSFDTHAYLNDLRSGHASTKESEQFQRRLNRYRERYLFPNEAAPDETEDKQA is encoded by the coding sequence ATGACTCTATTCAATGTCTTTTCTCTGCTGGGCGGTCTGGCTTTGTTCCTGTTCGGCATGGACATCATGGGCAAAGCCCTTGAAAAACAGGCCGGCGGACACTTACAGAAAATTTTAAGCAAGCTGACCGACAATCCCATCAAGGGCTTCTTCCTCGGTCTCGGCGTGACCGCCATCATCCAAAGCTCCAGCGCCACCACTGTCATGGTGGTCGGCTTCGTCAACAGCGGCATCATGGAGCTGCATCAGGCCATCGGCATCATCATGGGCAGCAATGTGGGTACCACCGTCACCAGCTGGCTGCTGAGCCTCTCCGGCCTGCAGGGCGACAGCATCTGGATCCAGATGCTCAAGCCCACCTCCTTCAGCCCGCTCCTCGCCTTCATCGGCATCCTGCTCTATATGGGCAAGAGCGAGAAGAAAAAGGGCGTCGGCACCATCCTCATCGGCTTTGCCATCCTGATGACCGGCATGACCACCATGTCCAATGCCGTCGAGCCGCTGCAGGGCGAGGCATGGTTCACCAACCTCTTCGTCCGCTTCTCCAACCCCATCCTCGGCGTTCTGGTGGGTGCACTGGTCACTGGCATCATCCAGAGCTCCAGTGCCAGCGTCGGCATCCTGCAGGCCCTGAGCGCCACCGGTGTCATCACCTACGGCAGCGCCATCCCCATCATCATGGGCCAGAACATCGGCACCTGTGTGACGGCGCTGCTCTCCTCTGTGGGCGCGAACAAGAACGCCCGCCGCGCCGCCATGGTCCATCTCTACTTCAATATCATCGGCGTCATGGTCTTTCTGGCCGGTTTCTACGGCTTGAACGCTGTGGTGCACTTCGACTTTGTGAATGAGACCATCGCCGCATGGGGCATTGCCGTCGTGCACTCTGCCTTCAACATCGCAGCCACCCTCATCCTGCTCCCCTTTGCGAATGTTCTGGAACGGCTGGCCATCCTCACCATCCCCGACGACGCCCAGAAAGAGAGCTTTGCCCTGCTGGACGATCGTCTGCTGAACACCCCCGCTGTGGCGGTGGCCCGCGCCCGTTCTGCCACCGCCGATATGGCCGAGCTGGCCCGTGTGGGCGTCATGCAGGCCATGAGCCTGACCCATACATGGGACGACACGCTGGCCCAGAAGGTCCGGGACGAGGAGAGCAAGGTGGACCAGTACGAGGACGCACTCGGCACCTATCTGGTCAAGCTCTCCAGCCGTGAGCTGAACCATGCAGACAGTCAGAGCGTGAACACCCTGCTCCACACCATCAGCGATTTCGAGCGCATCAGTGACCATTCCGTGAACCTTCTGGAATCTGCACAGGAGATGCACGCCAAAGAGATCAACTTCTCCGCCGACGCCCGCGAAGAGCTGCAGGTGCTTGAGGATGCCGTGCAGGATGTGCTGAACCGCACCACCGACGCCTTCCGCAAGGACGACCTGCATCTGGCCAGCAAGGTGGAGCCTATGGAGACCGTCGTGGACGAGCTGGTGCGCGCCATCAAGGCGCGTCATGTCGCCCGTCTGCAGGCCGGCAGCTGCTCCATCGAGTACGGCTTCGTGCTGGAGGATCTGCTGACCAATTACGAGCGCGTCTGCGACCACTGCAGCAACGTGGCCGTCGCCCAGATCGAGGTAGCGCAGGACAGCTTCGACACCCACGCCTACCTCAACGACCTGCGCAGCGGCCACGCTTCCACCAAGGAGAGCGAGCAGTTCCAGCGCCGTCTGAACCGCTACCGCGAGCGCTACCTCTTCCCCAATGAAGCTGCTCCGGATGAAACGGAGGATAAACAGGCATGA
- a CDS encoding response regulator transcription factor, which yields MIYIVEDDAAIRELEQYALQSNGYEAVGFESSEPFWQAVRTTPPELVILDVMLPGEDGFSILKKLRAAPSLRRLPIIMITAKSSELDTVRGLDCGADDYITKPFGIMEFLSRVRAALRRAEPEARPNVYSFREILLDNARHSVTVSGTPVELTYKEYSLLRLLLENTNLVVTRETILQVVWGTDISVESRTVDMHIRTLRKKLGDAGKYICTVRKVGYKLTDSEEELEQ from the coding sequence ATGATCTATATCGTAGAAGACGATGCAGCCATCCGTGAATTGGAACAATATGCATTGCAGTCCAACGGCTACGAGGCCGTGGGCTTTGAGTCCTCGGAGCCGTTCTGGCAGGCCGTCCGCACCACGCCGCCGGAGCTGGTCATTCTGGATGTGATGCTGCCCGGCGAGGATGGCTTCTCCATCCTGAAAAAGCTGCGCGCCGCCCCCTCCCTGCGGCGTCTGCCCATCATCATGATAACGGCCAAGTCCAGCGAGCTGGACACGGTGCGCGGCCTTGACTGCGGCGCAGATGACTACATCACCAAGCCCTTCGGCATCATGGAGTTCCTGAGCCGGGTGCGTGCAGCACTCCGCCGGGCTGAGCCGGAGGCACGGCCCAACGTCTACAGCTTCCGGGAGATCCTTCTCGACAACGCCCGCCACAGCGTCACCGTCAGCGGCACGCCGGTAGAGCTGACCTACAAAGAGTACAGCCTGCTCCGGCTGCTGCTGGAAAATACGAATCTCGTCGTCACTCGCGAGACCATCCTGCAGGTGGTGTGGGGCACCGACATCTCGGTGGAGAGCCGGACTGTGGATATGCACATCCGCACCCTGCGCAAGAAGCTGGGCGATGCCGGAAAGTACATCTGCACGGTGCGGAAGGTCGGTTACAAGCTGACCGACAGTGAGGAGGAGCTTGAGCAATGA
- a CDS encoding sensor histidine kinase has protein sequence MKPRSMEEKISYLLFLMGFAGLLCTAALCIFVFHKAFRAQAWTALEREADLVAAGCTQVDDPSQLKAYVDGSLRITLIASDGSVLFESATDQPMENHLRRPEIQQAMKSGVGRDCRDSQTMGYETYYYAMLLPDGDILRVAQDSETIWSIYDAALPAIVLSCFLMMGAAAIIAGLLTKSLVQPVLKMTDDLDHIQENVPYKELIPFAESIHSDRMLRENNEKMRQEFTANVSHELKTPLTSISGYAELIETGIAKSEDTPDFAHKIHVEASRMIQLVNDILQLSNLDNVSETGASPTMETVDLLDVARECVERQKVNARRSYISLTYLGESAPVTGSRSLLDELCQNLCDNAIRYNRPGGKVQIITACTRDGHCTLTVKDNGIGIPKEAQASVFERFYRVDKSRSKATGGTGLGLAIVKHIARIHNARIKLDSAVNEGTTITVIFESVNS, from the coding sequence ATGAAACCACGCAGCATGGAAGAAAAAATAAGTTATCTGCTGTTTCTGATGGGCTTTGCCGGCCTGCTGTGCACCGCTGCACTCTGCATTTTTGTGTTCCACAAGGCTTTCCGTGCGCAGGCGTGGACAGCCCTCGAGCGGGAGGCCGATCTCGTGGCCGCCGGGTGCACACAGGTGGATGACCCAAGCCAGTTGAAGGCTTATGTGGACGGCTCGCTGCGCATCACCCTTATCGCGTCGGACGGCAGCGTGCTCTTCGAGTCTGCGACGGACCAGCCGATGGAGAACCATCTGCGCCGCCCTGAGATCCAGCAGGCCATGAAAAGCGGCGTCGGCCGTGACTGCCGCGACTCCCAGACGATGGGCTATGAGACTTATTATTACGCCATGCTGCTGCCCGACGGGGACATCCTCCGTGTGGCGCAGGACTCCGAGACCATCTGGTCCATCTATGATGCTGCCCTGCCCGCCATCGTTCTGAGCTGCTTTCTGATGATGGGTGCCGCCGCCATCATCGCTGGGCTGCTGACTAAGAGCCTCGTTCAGCCCGTGCTGAAGATGACCGACGACCTTGACCACATTCAGGAGAATGTTCCCTACAAAGAGCTGATCCCCTTTGCGGAGAGCATCCATTCCGACCGGATGCTGCGGGAAAACAACGAGAAGATGCGGCAGGAGTTCACGGCCAACGTCAGCCATGAGCTGAAGACGCCCCTGACCAGCATTTCCGGCTATGCCGAGCTGATCGAGACCGGGATCGCTAAGTCCGAGGACACCCCGGATTTTGCCCACAAGATCCATGTAGAGGCCAGCCGGATGATCCAGCTGGTCAACGATATTCTCCAGCTCTCGAACCTCGACAACGTCAGCGAGACGGGGGCTTCCCCCACCATGGAGACGGTCGATCTTCTGGATGTGGCCCGAGAGTGTGTGGAGCGCCAGAAGGTCAACGCCCGCCGCTCTTACATCTCCCTGACCTACCTCGGCGAGAGCGCCCCCGTGACGGGCAGCCGGAGCCTGCTGGATGAGCTGTGCCAGAACCTCTGCGACAACGCCATCCGCTACAACCGTCCCGGCGGCAAGGTCCAGATCATCACGGCCTGCACCCGGGACGGTCACTGCACTCTGACCGTGAAGGACAATGGCATCGGCATCCCGAAGGAGGCGCAGGCCAGCGTCTTTGAGCGCTTCTACCGGGTGGACAAGAGCCGCAGCAAGGCCACCGGCGGCACCGGTCTGGGTCTGGCCATCGTCAAGCACATTGCCCGCATCCATAACGCCCGCATCAAACTGGATAGCGCCGTGAACGAGGGAACGACCATCACCGTTATCTTTGAGTCTGTAAATTCTTAA
- a CDS encoding spore germination protein: MLQLSSLLDENLEALNARFGASADFYAKRIELYHCPGAIVLFDNMASLEALWALLLDAATRHTPGLEPERLAHSGAQVYELLMHHSGLPAENSSVKEMEDLVRRLTAGMAVLLLDGCKKGIVFSVQGLKSRSVEEPSGEGNLRGSREGFADLLRVNLSLLRRLIRTDTLVMETAQADCAMKTEYAICYCRDRASRQAVARVRRTLQEAKPELLLDSSYFVPWLFPARCRLFAPVSYTERPASAAAKLCEGKIVVLVNGSPSALVLPSLFCENFDCLDDYATTALFSSFLRILKYGSFYLSIFLPGVFVCLAVYLPELIPPQLLYKIEAAEKATPLPLFAEMLLVILLLEIIREAGLRMPQTLGHSVSLVAALIIGDAAVGAGLMSTPVILVASITAISVFVTPSLYEPATLLRLGVTLAAGLAGPVGLVCAALGVLAALTSLSAMGVPYLSSVVFSGDGIIRRNYRALSRRPFAIWKRRGS; this comes from the coding sequence ATGCTGCAGCTTTCCTCGTTGCTGGATGAGAATCTGGAGGCGCTCAACGCTAGGTTTGGCGCTTCGGCGGATTTTTATGCCAAGCGCATCGAGCTTTATCACTGCCCGGGGGCCATCGTGCTCTTCGACAACATGGCCAGCCTCGAAGCGCTCTGGGCGCTCCTGCTGGACGCTGCCACCCGTCATACGCCCGGCCTCGAGCCGGAGCGGCTGGCCCACAGCGGCGCACAGGTCTATGAACTTCTGATGCACCACTCCGGTCTGCCCGCCGAGAACAGTTCGGTCAAGGAGATGGAGGACCTCGTCCGCCGCCTGACCGCCGGCATGGCGGTGCTTTTGCTGGATGGGTGCAAAAAGGGCATCGTCTTCTCGGTACAGGGCCTCAAGTCCCGGTCGGTGGAAGAACCCTCCGGAGAAGGAAACCTGCGTGGCTCCCGGGAGGGCTTCGCCGACCTTCTGCGGGTCAATCTGAGCCTGCTGCGCCGCCTCATCCGCACCGACACCCTTGTGATGGAGACGGCACAGGCCGACTGTGCCATGAAGACCGAGTACGCCATCTGCTATTGCAGGGACAGAGCCAGCAGGCAGGCGGTGGCCCGGGTGCGCCGGACCCTCCAAGAGGCAAAGCCGGAGCTTTTGCTGGACTCCAGCTACTTCGTGCCGTGGCTTTTCCCGGCCAGATGTCGGCTGTTCGCTCCGGTGAGCTACACCGAGCGCCCGGCTTCCGCCGCGGCAAAGCTCTGTGAGGGGAAAATCGTTGTTTTAGTCAACGGCAGTCCCTCGGCGCTGGTGCTGCCCTCCCTCTTCTGCGAAAATTTCGACTGCCTCGACGACTACGCGACTACGGCGCTCTTTTCGTCCTTCCTGCGCATCCTGAAATATGGTTCGTTCTACCTCAGCATCTTCCTGCCGGGGGTCTTCGTCTGTCTCGCAGTCTACCTGCCCGAGCTTATCCCGCCTCAGCTGCTCTATAAAATCGAGGCGGCGGAAAAGGCCACGCCGCTTCCGCTGTTCGCGGAGATGCTGCTGGTCATTCTCCTGCTGGAGATCATCCGGGAGGCCGGGCTTCGGATGCCCCAGACGCTGGGCCACTCGGTGAGTCTTGTGGCGGCGCTTATCATCGGCGATGCCGCCGTCGGGGCCGGGCTGATGAGCACACCGGTCATCCTTGTGGCCAGCATCACGGCCATCTCCGTCTTCGTCACCCCTTCGCTGTACGAGCCTGCCACCCTGCTGCGGCTGGGTGTCACGCTGGCGGCGGGTCTGGCCGGGCCGGTGGGGCTGGTGTGCGCGGCTCTGGGGGTGCTGGCGGCGCTGACGTCCCTCTCCGCGATGGGGGTGCCCTACCTTTCGAGCGTTGTCTTTTCAGGGGATGGTATCATCCGCCGCAACTACCGGGCGCTGTCCCGCCGCCCATTCGCCATCTGGAAAAGGAGGGGGTCTTAA
- a CDS encoding DUF421 domain-containing protein produces the protein MKLLIFRTLLIYLCVLFAMRLMGKRQLGELQPEELVSTILISNLASISIESEEVPVTASLIPLFLIAALELLGSALSFRSQKFFNLMSGRPKTVILDGQIDQNALRTLRLTTADLMEALRGKNIFDPRDVSYAVVETNGSLSAALRPEKETATLADLRLKVEHSHATIPFVLDGQVLEDNLQWCGKDRSWLERTAQANTLLPEEILLLVGNETEDYFLLKKESRRKGSSR, from the coding sequence GTGAAGCTTCTGATTTTCCGCACCCTGCTCATTTACCTCTGCGTCCTGTTCGCCATGCGGCTGATGGGCAAGCGTCAGCTGGGCGAGCTGCAGCCCGAAGAGCTGGTGTCCACCATCCTCATCTCCAATCTGGCGTCCATCTCCATCGAGTCGGAGGAAGTGCCGGTGACGGCCAGCCTCATCCCCCTCTTCCTCATTGCAGCTCTGGAGCTGCTGGGGTCAGCGCTGAGCTTTCGCAGCCAGAAATTTTTCAATCTGATGTCCGGTCGCCCCAAGACGGTCATTCTGGATGGACAGATCGACCAGAATGCTCTGCGCACCCTCCGGCTGACCACCGCCGACCTGATGGAGGCCCTGCGGGGCAAGAATATCTTCGACCCCCGGGACGTCTCCTACGCCGTGGTCGAGACGAACGGCAGTCTCTCGGCAGCGCTCCGCCCCGAAAAGGAGACGGCCACCCTCGCTGACCTGCGGCTGAAGGTCGAGCACAGCCACGCCACCATCCCCTTCGTGCTGGACGGCCAAGTCCTCGAGGACAACCTCCAATGGTGCGGCAAGGACAGAAGCTGGCTCGAGCGGACCGCGCAGGCCAACACCCTGCTGCCGGAAGAGATCCTGCTTCTGGTCGGCAACGAGACGGAGGATTATTTTCTGCTGAAAAAAGAGAGCCGCCGCAAGGGCAGCTCCCGGTGA